Proteins encoded by one window of Aspergillus chevalieri M1 DNA, chromosome 6, nearly complete sequence:
- a CDS encoding uncharacterized protein (COG:Q;~EggNog:ENOG410PHHS;~InterPro:IPR008972,IPR011706,IPR033138,IPR002355;~PFAM:PF07731;~TransMembrane:1 (i280-302o);~go_function: GO:0005507 - copper ion binding [Evidence IEA];~go_function: GO:0016491 - oxidoreductase activity [Evidence IEA];~go_process: GO:0055114 - oxidation-reduction process [Evidence IEA]): protein MVGSMDTSLFDTLLDTLNYNVTGWLVYDSTNDNAEAKTVSDFDKVVYNDYGLVLADGIKRYGDADITITLNLTMDNLGDGANYAFFNGKSYVMPKVPVLYSALTTGSAANDAKIYGTDTNAFVLSKGDVVDIVLNNDDTAKHPFHLHGHNFQVLWRSSESEGYFNHSNVTFASVPMRRDTLVVNPMGNFVIRFVADNPGIWFFHCHIEWHMDAGLAAVMVEAPFYLQEHMTIPQNHYDVCNASGTLTAGNAAGNMVDFYDLAGENKEVAPLPAGFTPRGIVALAFSCVAAVLGLASIVWYGIAPVTAGRVAI, encoded by the exons ATGGTGGGCAGTATGGACACG TCCCTATTTGACACGCTCCTGGACACGTTAAATTATAATGTCACTGGGTGGCTAGTATATGATTCAACGAACGACAATGCGGAAGCGAAGACAGTTTCCGACTTCGATAAAGTGGTTTATAATGACTACGGACTTGTCCTTGCTGACGGTATCAAGCGATATGGGGATGCGGATATCACTATCACTTTGAACCTGACCATGGACAATCTTGGAGATGGGGCAAACTA TGCATTCTTCAACGGAAAGTCGTACGTTATGCCCAAAGTCCCAGTCCTATATTCCGCTCTCACGACAGGCTCCGCAGCCAACGATGCCAAAATCTACGGCACAGACACCAATGCCTTTGTTCTGAGCAAGGGCGATGTAGTGGACATCGTGCTTAACAACGACGACACAGCAAAGCATCCCTTCCACTTGCATGGGCATAACTTCCAAGTTCTCTGGCGCAGCAGTGAGAGTGAAGGTTATTTCAATCACAGCAACGTGACATTTGCATCTGTGCCTATGAGGCGGGATACTCTTGTTGTCAATCCTATGGGGAACTTCGTCATTCGCTTTGTCGCGGATAACCCAG GAATCTGGTTCTTCCACTGCCatatcgaatggcacatggACGCCGGCCTCGCAGCCGTCATGGTCGAAGCACCCTTCTACCTCCAAGAGCATATGACCATTCCTCAAAACCATTACGACGTATGTAATGCCAGCGGAACGCTCACCGCGGGAAATGCTGCCGGCAATATGGTCGACTTCTACGACCTTGCAGGCGAGAATAAGGAAGTGGCTCCGCTTCCGGCCGGATTCACGCCGCGCGGAATTGTGGCTCTTGCTTTCAGTTGTGTGGCGGCTGTTCTCGGGTTGGCGTCGATTGTTTG GTATGGTATTGCTCCGGTTACGGCAGGTCGGGTTGCAATATAG
- a CDS encoding carboxylesterase/lipase family protein (COG:I;~EggNog:ENOG410PVER;~InterPro:IPR002018,IPR029058;~MEROPS:MER0033226;~PFAM:PF00135;~SECRETED:SignalP(1-21)) gives MASLVTKGLVSAVLGAAVAQAQLWDKVIQTNYGPVQGFKYFNESTLEKFFDISESNVTAFLGVPFAADTGYQNRWKPPQPREPWNETLKATSFGPACPSGYSSYISEDCLSLNLWTNAGSADARLPVMVWNQGSDESSDNAWWYGGGMALKDVILITFNRRDDAFGYLAHPELNEEGYQATGHRTSGNYGVLDQLEVLKWVQKNIAKFGGDPDRVVVAGQSFGSSQVYHAVNSPLFKGYFHGGISESGIRYPYDPLLAGLATSYVNMSAAIAHGTNYTTFHNVSSIAELRTLSMEDLLNGSQDRVNGTWIDWVTALSAQYPLIFKPVLDDYVLPSKYIDTLHDGPANDVPVITGNTKDESGAMTTTDYSVSEYNEYCSLKYGNLSSTYFKLYPSNGTNATADRSWNAAARDASLVGSWAYATEWYKSASSPFYTYYWTHAPPGQSQGAFHQSEIMYALNALYANSDRYPFTDADYKIQEKMSAYWANFAKTLDPNKGDSYTGRGELPKWTPNDKKGTKVVMELGNAFEDVNIAKEEQVEFLMEWFHQQVPY, from the coding sequence ATGGCCTCCCTTGTGACTAAAGGCCTTGTCTCTGCTGTCTTGGGCGCTGCAGTCGCCCAAGCCCAACTGTGGGACAAAGTTATCCAAACAAACTACGGTCCCGTGCAAGGCTTCAAGTACTTCAACGAGTCGACCCTCGAGAAATTCTTCGACATCTCCGAATCCAACGTGACCGCGTTTTTGGGCGTTCCCTTCGCTGCCGATACTGGCTACCAAAATCGCTGGAAGCCACCTCAACCCCGCGAGCCATGGAACGAAACACTGAAAGCCACCTCGTTTGGCCCTGCGTGTCCTAGTGGGTACAGCTCCTACATCAGCGAGGACTGTCTGAGTCTGAACCTCTGGACCAACGCCGGCTCTGCGGATGCCAGACTCCCAGTCATGGTGTGGAACCAAGGCTCTGACGAGAGCAGCGACAACGCCTGGTGGTATGGTGGTGGCATGGCCCTCAAGGACGTTATCCTCATCACCTTCAACCGCCGCGACGATGCATTCGGATACCTCGCGCATCCTGAGTTGAATGAAGAGGGCTACCAGGCTACCGGCCATCGCACCTCCGGTAACTATGGTGTCCTCGACCAACTCGAAGTCCTCAAATGGGTGCAGAAGAACATCGCCAAGTTCGGTGGTGACCCAGACCGCGTGGTTGTCGCGGGTCAATCTTTTGGCTCCTCCCAGGTCTACCACGCCGTAAACTCCCCTCTTTTTAAGGGTTACTTCCACGGTGGCATCTCTGAGTCCGGTATCCGATACCCCTATGATCCCCTCCTGGCTGGTCTCGCTACTTCGTACGTGAACATGTCCGCGGCTATCGCCCACGGTACCAACTACACAACCTTCCACAACGTTTCGAGCATCGCCGAACTCCGCACCCTCTCCATGGAAGATCTCCTAAACGGCTCCCAGGACCGCGTCAACGGAACCTGGATCGACTGGGTAACCGCCCTCTCCGCTCAATACCCCCTAATCTTCAAGCCCGTGCTCGACGACTACGTCCTCCCCTCTAAATACATCGACACCCTTCACGACGGCCCTGCCAACGACGTCCCAGTCATCACAGGCAACACGAAAGACGAATCCGGCGCGATGACCACCACCGATTACTCCGTCTCCGAATACAACGAATACTGCTCCTTGAAATACGGCAACCTCTCTTCCACCTACTTCAAACTCTACCCATCCAACGGCACAAACGCCACGGCCGATCGATCCTGGAACGCAGCAGCCCGCGACGCCTCCCTCGTCGGCTCCTGGGCCTACGCAACAGAGTGGTACAAGTCCGCCTCCTCCCCGTTCTACACATACTACTGGACGCACGCTCCTCCGGGCCAGTCGCAGGGCGCGTTCCACCAGAGCGAGATCATGTACGCTTTGAACGCTCTCTACGCGAACAGTGATAGATACCCCTTCACGGACGCGGACTACAAAATCCAGGAGAAGATGAGCGCATACTGGGCGAACTTTGCAAAGACGTTGGATCCGAATAAGGGTGACTCGTACACTGGGAGGGGGGAGTTGCCGAAGTGGACCCCTAATGATAAGAAGGGGACGAAGGTGGTTATGGAGTTGGGAAATGCGTTTGAGGATGTGAATATTGCGAAGGAGGAGCAGGTGGAGTTTTTGATGGAGTGGTTTCATCAGCAGGTACCTTACTAG
- a CDS encoding MGMT family protein (COG:L;~EggNog:ENOG410QD6E;~InterPro:IPR014048,IPR036388,IPR036217;~PFAM:PF01035;~go_function: GO:0003824 - catalytic activity [Evidence IEA];~go_process: GO:0006281 - DNA repair [Evidence IEA]) encodes MPRSDEAEWWTNAVYETVQLIPAGTVTTYGHIALYLGEPKRARQVGIALKHLPAEESGEHFHAGNVPWQRVINSKGMISHREPGGAERQADVLWGEGVEVDTDAMGEFYVDLARYGWFPDPEDASEEEEG; translated from the exons ATGCCCCGCTCCGACGAAGCCGAATGGTGGACCAACGCCGTTTACGAGACCGTCCAGCTCATCCCCGCCGGCACAGTAACAACCTACGGGCATATAGCATTATATCTCGGTGAAC CAAAACGAGCCCGCCAGGTCGGAATCGCACTGAAACATCTCCCCGCGGAGGAATCCGGGGAGCACTTCCATGCAGGGAATGTGCCGTGGCAGAGGGTTATTAATTCCAAGGGGATGATTTCGCATCG TGAACCCGGCGGCGCAGAGCGACAAGCAGACGTCCTTTGGGGGGAGGGTGTGGAGGTAGATACAGACGCCATGGGCGAGTTCTACGTAGATTTAGCCCGGTACGGATGGTTTCCTGATCCGGAGGATGCGagtgaggaagaagagggataa
- the DSK1 gene encoding serine/threonine-protein kinase (COG:T;~EggNog:ENOG410PFP2;~InterPro:IPR017441,IPR008271,IPR000719,IPR011009;~PFAM:PF07714,PF00069;~go_function: GO:0004672 - protein kinase activity [Evidence IEA];~go_function: GO:0005524 - ATP binding [Evidence IEA];~go_process: GO:0006468 - protein phosphorylation [Evidence IEA]) — protein MDGVDITKAVLNKGKQMATVAASAANGNGGKKRRKGTDLKPIVTNDPNSPAVEQPTSAEAALADTASRSSSSSSEEEEVETTAEEEDSEDYVKGGYHPVSVGETYNNGRYVIIRKLGWGHFSTVWLSRDNISGKHVALKVVRSAAHYTETAVDEIKLLSRIVKANPSHPGRKHVVSLLDSFEHKGPNGTHVCMVFEVLGENLLGLIKRWNHRGIPMPLVKQITKQVLLGLDYMHRECGIIHTDLKPENVLIEIGDVEQIVQTYVKEEAKKEQKEKEDNRNGRRRRRTLITGSQPLPSPLNTNFSEFKHSSQHSQSSLSAMIEESPDPSADSAKDAPINEDEKQKQREKTTDLLEREVSGISLEKTPSKSSNKEPEGEMIISVKIADLGNACWVGHHFTNDIQTRQYRSPEVILGSKWGASTDVWSMACMVFELITGDYLFDPQSGTKYGKDDDHIAQIIELLGSFPKSMCLSGKWSQEIFNRKGELRNIHRLRHWALPDVLREKYQFSGEESMRISDFLLPMLELPPEQRANAGGMASHEWMNETPGMDGVTLDIRPGSRGEGIEGWASEVKRR, from the exons ATGGACGGCGTTGACATCACAAAAGCCGTCCTCAATAAAGGAAAGCAAATGGCCACTGTCGCGGCTTCTGCTGCCAATGGCAATGGTGGAAAAAAGCGCAGAAAGGGAACCGATCTGAAACCCATCGTCACCAATGATCCCAATTCCCCGGCCGTCGAGCAGCCCACCTCGGCTGa AGCCGCCTTAGCAGATACCGCGTCgcgctcctcctcctcatcatccgaagaagaagaagtcgaGACTAccgccgaagaagaggattcCGAAGACTACGTCAAGGGTGGTTACCACCCTGTCAGTGTCGGAGAAACATACAACAATGGTCGCTACGTGATCATACGGAAGTTGGGCTGGGGTCATTTCTCAACCGTCTGGCTGTCGCGCGATAATATTTCCGGCAAGCATGTCGCTCTTAAAGTCGTTCGCTCCGCCGCCCATTACACTGAAACCGCCGTCGATGAAATTAAACTGCTCAGCCGCATCGTCAAAGCCAATCCCTCTCACCCAGGTCGAAAACATGTTGTGAGCTTACTTGACTCTTTTGAACACAAGGGTCCCAATGGCACCCACGTCTGCATGGTCTTCGAGGTATTGGGTGAGAATCTGTTGGGTTTGATTAAGCGCTGGAACCACCGCGGCATTCCCATGCCGCTGGTTAAGCAAATCACAAAACAAGTACTCTTGGGTCTGGATTACATGCATCGGGAGTGTGGCATTATTCATACCGACTTGAAACCGGAGAACGTTTTGATCGAGATCGGCGATGTCGAGCAGATCGTCCAAACTTATGTCAAGGAAGaagccaagaaggaacagaaggagaaggaagacaACCGCAACGGCAGACGGCGACGCCGCACTCTTATCACGGGAAGCCAACCGCTACCCAGCCCGCTCAACACCAACTTCTCCGAATTCAAACACAGCTCGCAGCATTCCCAAAGTAGCCTCAGTGCGATGATCGAAGAGTCGCCTG ATCCATCAGCGGACTCTGCGAAGGATGCGCCAATTAATGAAGATGAAAAACAAAAGCAAAGGGAGAAGACCAC AGATTTGTTGGAAAGAGAGGTATCCGGGATCTCGCTAGAAAAGACGCCGTCCAAGAGCTCGAATAAAGAACCTGAAGGTGAGATGATCATCTCAGTGAAGATTGCCGATCTGGGCAACGCATGCTGGGTCGGGCATCATTTCACCAACGACATTCAAACTCGGCAATACCGCTCGCCTGAAGTCATCTTGGGGTCCAAGTGGGGTGCGAGTACGGATGTTTGGAGTATGGCCTGCATG GTCTTCGAACTTATCACCGGAGACTATCTATTCGACCCTCAATCTGGTACCAAGTATGGCAAAGATGATGACCACATAGCTCAGATTATTGAGCTTCTGGGGTCATTCCCCAAGTCCATGTGTCTCTCCGGGAAGTGGTCGCAAGAGATCTTCAACCGCAAGGGCGAGTTAAGAAATATCCACCGACTTCGCCACTGGGCACTGCCGGATGTGTTACGCGAAAAGTATCAGTTCTCGGGCGAAGAGAGTATGCGAATTAGCGACTTCTTGCTCCCCATGTTGGAGCTGCCTCCAGAGCAGCGCGCCAACGCCGGTGGAATGGCATCACACGAATGGATGAACGAAACCCCGGGAATGGACGGAGTTACGCTTGATATTCGCCCAGGAAGTAGGGGAGAGGGGATTGAAGGATGGGCAAGTGAAGTGAAACGGAGGTGA
- a CDS encoding metallophosphatase domain-containing protein (COG:S;~EggNog:ENOG410PJ64;~InterPro:IPR004843,IPR029052;~PFAM:PF00149;~go_function: GO:0016787 - hydrolase activity [Evidence IEA]), producing MSSPFHRRPLPDYFFASPLTALLYPVHQALLRLRGPPRLPPPGVRPIRVVCISDTHSQQYPDIPDGDLLIHAGDLCNDGSIKEIQEAVDWLQQLPHPQKVVVCGNHDSYFDVRSRRDEDRDHPSSSSFAAVSSSTASLHSLEDLDSHRIDWGDIHYLQHTSVTLSFPPQPSSPTSAISLSSTSTTSTSNNAVRTLTLYGAPQIPAIVPFGPEHAFTYSPHHDAWSGTVPPETDILITHTPPQGHLDLSPVFSTGCPYLLSEAWRVRPSLHVFGHLHEAYGNEPVYWDEAQQAWERLCATRRVRARDGRLVSVFCGLFRDLLDPTAWVDAARVVVYGVLGIVWAKVWGGENRGCGWFVNAACMYRNSGRLGNHPFVVDL from the coding sequence ATGTCCTCTCCATTCCATCGTCGACCACTTCCGGACTATTTCTTCGCCTCTCCTCTCACTGCTCTCCTTTATCCCGTTCACCAGGCACTCCTGCGTCTGCGAGGGCCTCCCCGCCTGCCTCCTCCTGGCGTCCGGCCTATTCGCGTCGTGTGCATCTCCGACACCCATTCCCAACAATATCCCGACATCCCTGACGGCGACTTGCTTATCCACGCAGGGGATTTGTGCAACGATGGCAGTATCAAGGAGATTCAAGAAGCGGTAGATTGGCTACAACAACTCCCTCATCCTCAAAAGGTCGTTGTCTGCGGGAACCACGACAGCTACTTTGACGTCCGATCTCGTCGGGACGAGGATCGCGATCAtccgtcctcgtcgtctttTGCGGCAGTGTCATCATCGACAGCGTCTCTGCACTCTCTCGAAGACCTTGACAGTCATCGAATCGATTGGGGAGATATCCACTACCTCCAGCACACCTCCGTGACCCTCTCATTCCCACCCCAACCATCATCGCCCACTAGCGCCATCTCCCTATCATCCACTAGTACCACCTCTACGTCTAATAATGCCGTCCGCACCCTAACTCTCTACGGCGCTCCTCAGATTCCCGCAATCGTCCCATTCGGTCCAGAGCACGCCTTCACCTACTCTCCCCACCACGACGCCTGGTCCGGCACTGTACCACCCGAAACCGACATTCTCATCACCCATACCCCGCCGCAAGGCCACCTCGATCTCTCCCCCGTTTTCTCCACCGGCTGCCCATACCTCCTCTCCGAAGCCTGGCGCGTCCGCCCTTCCCTGCACGTCTTCGGCCACCTCCACGAGGCCTATGGCAACGAACCCGTCTACTGGGACGAAGCACAACAGGCATGGGAGCGGCTCTGCGCTACAAGACGGGTGCGCGCCCGCGACGGCCGTCTCGTCTCCGTTTTCTGCGGCCTGTTTCGTGATCTCCTCGATCCGACGGCGTGGGTCGACGCTGCTCGTGTCGTTGTGTATGGCGTGCTGGGCATCGTCTGGGCTAAGGTGTGGGGTGGTGAGAATCGAGGGTGTGGGTGGTTTGTGAACGCGGCTTGTATGTATCGCAACTCGGGGAGATTGGGCAATCACCCGTTTGTGGTGGACTTATAA
- the cwc26 gene encoding putative cell cycle control protein (Cwf26) (BUSCO:EOG092658NW;~COG:A;~EggNog:ENOG410PPQU;~InterPro:IPR018609;~PFAM:PF09736): MPSSLADYLAKNYLTADPVPERPKKKRKKTKQPTEDASTGLIIADDDPPDLRSTNTGIDDDEEGPAMVTGTRSAEFRRAKKSGWKTIGGPTEDKDTADAILASAAAERDAARKEAGDDEDEPMIEGQMEEDDGGMKMESGARAGLQTAEQTAAMVAEQERRKKLEAAKYKDRPQEAQETIYRDASGRIINVAMKRAEARRAEQEKREKEEKAKEDLMGDVQRQEREERKQQLQEVRSMPVARTVEDESLNDELKARQRWDDPAAAFLTNTGGGGTSTTGKPLYKGSFQPNRYGIRPGHRWDGVDRGNGFEKEWFASRNKKGRIESLEYQWQMDE, from the coding sequence ATGCCCTCCTCCCTCGCCGACTACCTCGCAAAAAATTACCTCACCGCAGACCCCGTCCCCGAACGCCCCAAGAAAAAGCGAAAGAAGACCAAACAACCCACCGAAGATGCCAGCACCGGCCTCATAATCGCCGACGATGACCCCCCGGACCTACGCAGCACCAATACCGGCattgatgacgatgaagaagggCCCGCAATGGTAACGGGAACGCGGAGCGCGGAGTTTCGACGCGCGAAGAAATCCGGCTGGAAGACTATCGGTGGACCGACAGAGGACAAAGACACAGCAGATGCGATTCTGGCATCCGCCGCGGCGGAACGCGATGCGGCGCGGAAAGAGGCtggggatgatgaggacgagcCTATGATTGAGGGGCAGATGGAAGAGGACGATGGGGGGATGAAGATGGAGTCTGGGGCAAGGGCGGGTTTACAGACTGCCGAGCAGACGGCCGCTATGGTCGCGGAGCAGGAACGGCGGAAAAAACTTGAGGCTGCGAAGTATAAGGACAGGCCGCAGGAAGCGCAGGAGACTATCTACCGTGATGCATCGGGTCGGATTATCAACGTTGCTATGAAGCGTGCGGAGGCGCGGCGCGCGGAACAGGAGAAAcgtgagaaggaggagaaggctaaGGAGGATCTTATGGGTGATGTGCAGCGCCAGGAGCGTGAGGAGCGCAAGCAACAATTACAAGAAGTGCGATCGATGCCGGTGGCGCGGACGGTAGAGGATGAGTCGCTGAATGACGAGCTTAAGGCACGACAGCGATGGGATGATCCGGCGGCGGCGTTCTTGACCAATACTGGAGGAGGTGGAACGAGTACTACGGGGAAGCCTTTGTATAAGGGGAGTTTCCAGCCGAATCGGTATGGGATTCGGCCGGGGCACCGGTGGGATGGGGTTGATCGGGGGAATGGGTTTGAGAAGGAGTGGTTTGCGTCGAGGAATAAGAAGGGGAGAATCGAGTCGTTGGAGTACCAGTGGCAGATGGATGAATAG